TATACCGCCATATCCCGGATGTAAAACCTTTGACGGTATTGAGCTTGTGCTCGAGAGGGAAGATGTAACGGGCTTTGTTTTCGATTTGAAGGTTTTATGGCAGGTTGCACAAGTTCTTGATGACAACAGCTTGAGGAAGAATAAAATAATAAAAGGCTTATCCGATGTATATTCGGTGATCGATGCCATGCCTGATGAAACACCTGAGGAGAGCTGGAGGCCAGAGATAGCTAAAGCGAGGAGGATCATGGAGCCTTTGCTGGACGCCAAGAACGGATCAACTGTTCCATATATGGGGATTGTCGCGCATTCCCATATAGATACTGCATGGCTTTGGCCCATTGCGGAGACATGGAGGAAATGCGCGCGTACTTTCTCGTCCGTATTAAACCTGATGGACCAATATCCGGATTTTAAATTTATACAAAGTTCGCCATATCAGACATCGGTCATAAGAAAATATTATCCTGAAATATACGGCAGGATCAAAAAAAGGGTGGTGGAAGGCCGCTGGGAGCCAAACGGCGCAATGTGGGTCGAGCCGGACTGCAATATACCCTCAGGAGAGTCATTCGTAAGGCAGCTTTTATTTGGCCAGAAGGCCACGCGTGAGATGTTCGGGTATACTTCCGATACTCTATGGCTGCCGGATGTATTCGGGTATTCGGCTGCCCTTCCCCAGATTTTGCAAGGGTGCGATGTGGAATTCTTTTGCACCACAAAGATAAGCTGGAACGATACAAATCGTTTTCCATATGATACATTTATCTGGAAGGGTATCGACGGCAGCTCTGTCACGGCGCATTTCCACAATATACACTGTTGGCCCGACCCTGCGACATTGACGGAGCAGTGGAACCGCGTGCAGCATAAGGATGTCCAGGATAGGAGGCTTGTGGCTTATGGATACGGCGACGGAGGCGGAGGGCCGATGGCGGAGATGCTGGAGGTAGCAAAGAGGGTAAAGAACCTGGAAGGGTGTCCGAAAGCGGAGCATACAACGGTCAGCGACTTCATGAAGGGGATAAAAATGGATCTTAAAGACATTCCGAAATGGTCCGGCGAATTATATCTCGAACTTCACAGGGGAACTCTCACATCAAAAGCGAAAATAAAAAGAGGGAATCGAAAAACAGAAATAGCCGTTAGAGATGCGGAATTTTTGAGCACAATGGCCGCTTTAAACGGGAAGCCTTATCCGTCAAATAAATTAAATGAATTATGGAAAACACTTTTGACTGATCAATTCCATGATATTCTTCCGGGCTCTTCCATCGAAAGAGTGAACGATGAGGCCATAGATGATTTTGAACATTGCATAGAGGGTGCAAAAAATATTTCAAAGAAGGCACTGGAAACTTTTGCAGGCACGGCTTTAGCCGATACAGGGAAGATTATGGCTGTCAACACATTGAACTGGGATAGAAATGGCGAAATTTTGCTGGATGCTGCAAAAGAGAATCAATATGCCATAGGAGAGAACATAAAATCACAGTGGGTGGAAGATGTGGAAGGCAATAAAAAACTTATAGCAAGCGGAATCCATATCCCTGCGTTTTCAGGAAAAGTTATCAGCATGGCATATGAAAGTCATCCGCAGAAGTCTCCGTTTGTTGTAAATGGCAATATGGTTGAGACTCCATTTGCAGCGGTTTCATTTGACTCGATTGGACGCATCGTTTCATTTATAGATAAGGAGTCGGGACGCGATATAGTAAAAAAGGACGGTTCGCTAAATACCCTGTGGATAGGCGAAGATATACCAGAGGCCTGGGACAACTGGGATATAGACAGGGATCAAAGGTTGAAGATGAGCATCGGAAGGGGATTCATAAAGAGATATGTTGCGGCAGACGGGCCTCTTCAGCTAAGGCTCAGATGCGAATATAATATAGGCTCCGCATCTTACATGGTACAGGATATAGTATTTCATTCAGAAACACCCAGGGTGGATTTTGAATCGGTTATAGACTGGAAGGAAAAGCACAAGCTTTTGAAAGCGGGATTTGAACTGGATGTTTTAGCCGACAGCGCGCGGCATGAGATTCAGTATGGATACGTCGAGCGTCCAACCCATACAAATTTGCCTCAGGACAGGGCAAGATTTGAAGTATGTGCCCATAAATGGACGGATATTTCAGAGACAGGGTTTGGGGTGGCGCTTTTGAACGACTGCAAATACGGTGTTGGAGTTGAAGACGGTGAAATAAGGCTGAGCCTGATGAAATCAGGTCTTCATCCCGACACAAGGGGGGATGAAGGAAGGCATTTGTTTAATTATGCGCTTCTTCCCCATTCTACCGGATTTTCTGTCCAGAGTGTCGTGCGGCCGGCATACGAACTCAATATCCCTGTGGTATCGGTTAAGGCGGGAGAAGGGGCAAAAGACATGAAAGGCATTTTATCTGTCGACTCCCCGAATATCATAGTGGAATGCATAAAATGGGCCGAGAGCGAGAATGCTTTCGTGGTCAGATTGTATGATGCGGCTAAAACAGGTAAGAGAGTCAATTTGAAATTCAATGTCGATATAAAGGGAGTCGATTTAACCAATCTCCTTGAGGAAAAAGCCGTGCCTCTCAAGTTAAATGACGGTAATGTAAGCTTTTATGTAAAACCATTTGAGATCAAAACTTTAATCTGTAAAATTTGAGGTGAAAAAAATGAATTTAAAATTTTATGGGCAAATCAAAGATCTGGAAAAGGGAATCGAAATTTTTGGAAGAAAATTCGGCTTTAATGTTACCGATGACGGATTGCCGGTAAGGGTCTACAATACGGAGAAAAATATTCAGGTTGAACTTGAAGACGGGCATGCCTCCATAGGGTTCAACAAGAAAATACACTTCTTCAGGGCTCTTGGACTTTTAGTTGAAGAGGCGCGAAACAAAGATTCATTTAAAATAATTGAAGAGCCTCAGTTTATCACCGATGGAGCGATGATCGACTGCTCAAGAAATGGCGTCATGAAGGTCGAAAGCATAAAAAAATTGTTGCGTACAATGGCGGCCATGGGCCTTAACGCTCTTATGCTCTATACTGAGGATACCTATACAGTTGAAAACCAGCCTTATTTTGGTTATATGCGGGGAAGGTATACATATGATGAACTTAAAGAATGCGACGATTATGCGGATATTTTCGGCATAGAGATTATTCCATGCATTCAAACACTTGCTCATTTGGCTCAGGCGCTGAAATGGAGTTTTGCCAATGATATAAGGGATACTTCCGATATTTTGCTCGTAGGAAATAAAGAGACATATGAATTTGTGGAGTCCATGATAAAAGCCGCCAGCGCACCATTCCGGAGCAAGAGGATACATTTGGGAATGGATGAAGCCCGGAACATAGGACTTGGACGATACCTGGATAAAAACGGTTACCGGCCTACTCTTGATTTGATTAAGGAACATTTGAGGAGAGTACTTGAAATAACTGATAAATATGGATTGAAACCTATGATATGGAGCGATATGTTCAGCAGAAATGTAAATTATGATGATAACCTCGAAAACATCGTACCTGAAAATGTTCAGCTGGTCTACTGGGACTATTATCATCATGACAAGAAAGATTATATATATAACATAAGAAAACATAAAAAATTCGGAAGCGACCCTGTTTTTGCAGGAGGAATATGGACATGGGTGGGAATGAGCACATGGTACAATAAGACATTCGCCACCATGAAACAGGCTCTGCCCGCCTGCAAAGATGAAAACATAAAAGAAGTATTTGCGACAATGTGGGGTGACAACGGTACGGAGGATAATGTCGCAGGGGCCATGCTCGGGCTTCAATTCTTTGCAGAAGAAGGCTATTCCAAAGCATTGGATATCGAAAAGGTGAAAAGAAGGTTTAAATTCTGTGCAAATGCGGACTATCAGGCTTTTATGGACCTGACATTGCTCGATGAACCCCTCGGCAAATATAATCCGGATTATTCATATAATCCTT
The DNA window shown above is from Clostridiales bacterium and carries:
- a CDS encoding beta-N-acetylhexosaminidase, which encodes MNLKFYGQIKDLEKGIEIFGRKFGFNVTDDGLPVRVYNTEKNIQVELEDGHASIGFNKKIHFFRALGLLVEEARNKDSFKIIEEPQFITDGAMIDCSRNGVMKVESIKKLLRTMAAMGLNALMLYTEDTYTVENQPYFGYMRGRYTYDELKECDDYADIFGIEIIPCIQTLAHLAQALKWSFANDIRDTSDILLVGNKETYEFVESMIKAASAPFRSKRIHLGMDEARNIGLGRYLDKNGYRPTLDLIKEHLRRVLEITDKYGLKPMIWSDMFSRNVNYDDNLENIVPENVQLVYWDYYHHDKKDYIYNIRKHKKFGSDPVFAGGIWTWVGMSTWYNKTFATMKQALPACKDENIKEVFATMWGDNGTEDNVAGAMLGLQFFAEEGYSKALDIEKVKRRFKFCANADYQAFMDLTLLDEPLGKYNPDYSYNPSKCLLWQDILMGLFDKHFEGIDISGYYSKLEGKMKKYKEENKEWQFVFDVPLKLCDVLKQKGDMGLRIKKYYDAKEIASLKKIAQEELPRLYESVDKLRIAHRKQWLEVYKPFGFEILDIRYGGVLARINTAKDRIIDYTEGRIAKIEELEQERLYFDGEKGPGEFKLPYCNQYRRIISASPL
- a CDS encoding glycoside hydrolase family 38 C-terminal domain-containing protein — protein: MLVDRKIMSKLSQIESRYEKYRYKKVADVPCEYWETFEHFRKEPGSAEGAIWKAAAPGTKWGDNWLTCWFRGDARIPAECDGKKVFIRAKTGGETLFIVNERYMGVFDNNHPVVMMDKSVRAGKAYHLSFEAYSGHYIPGSAPNDHNIPPYPGCKTFDGIELVLEREDVTGFVFDLKVLWQVAQVLDDNSLRKNKIIKGLSDVYSVIDAMPDETPEESWRPEIAKARRIMEPLLDAKNGSTVPYMGIVAHSHIDTAWLWPIAETWRKCARTFSSVLNLMDQYPDFKFIQSSPYQTSVIRKYYPEIYGRIKKRVVEGRWEPNGAMWVEPDCNIPSGESFVRQLLFGQKATREMFGYTSDTLWLPDVFGYSAALPQILQGCDVEFFCTTKISWNDTNRFPYDTFIWKGIDGSSVTAHFHNIHCWPDPATLTEQWNRVQHKDVQDRRLVAYGYGDGGGGPMAEMLEVAKRVKNLEGCPKAEHTTVSDFMKGIKMDLKDIPKWSGELYLELHRGTLTSKAKIKRGNRKTEIAVRDAEFLSTMAALNGKPYPSNKLNELWKTLLTDQFHDILPGSSIERVNDEAIDDFEHCIEGAKNISKKALETFAGTALADTGKIMAVNTLNWDRNGEILLDAAKENQYAIGENIKSQWVEDVEGNKKLIASGIHIPAFSGKVISMAYESHPQKSPFVVNGNMVETPFAAVSFDSIGRIVSFIDKESGRDIVKKDGSLNTLWIGEDIPEAWDNWDIDRDQRLKMSIGRGFIKRYVAADGPLQLRLRCEYNIGSASYMVQDIVFHSETPRVDFESVIDWKEKHKLLKAGFELDVLADSARHEIQYGYVERPTHTNLPQDRARFEVCAHKWTDISETGFGVALLNDCKYGVGVEDGEIRLSLMKSGLHPDTRGDEGRHLFNYALLPHSTGFSVQSVVRPAYELNIPVVSVKAGEGAKDMKGILSVDSPNIIVECIKWAESENAFVVRLYDAAKTGKRVNLKFNVDIKGVDLTNLLEEKAVPLKLNDGNVSFYVKPFEIKTLICKI